acatggttagcagatgttagtgtgagcgtagcgaaatgcttgtgcttctagttccagtaatgcagtaataaccaacgagtaatctaacctaacaattccacaactgctaccttatagacacaagtgtaaagggataaagaatatgtacataaagatatatgaaggagtgatggtacagagcggcataggcaagatgcagtagatgggataagagcgtctgctaaataacttaaatgtaaatgtaaaatgtatcaagtacagtatatacatatgagatgagtaatgtagggtatataaatataaagtggcatagtttaaagtggctagtgatacatgtattacataaagatggcaagatgcagtagatgcagCAAGATGCAGCAGTTTAAATGagtacagtgtatatatatatatatatatatatatatatatacacatatgagatgagtaatgtagggtatctaaacattatattaagtggcattgtagccaggtagtcctgaggcatggtcctagggctcaggtcctccgagagagagaaagaaagaaagagaggattaGAGAGAGCCTACTTAAATTCActcaggacaccggataagacaggagaaatactccagataatgactgaccctagcccccgacacataaactactgcagcataaatactggaggctgagacaggaggggtcaggaggggtcaggagacactgtggccccatccgatgataccccaggacagggccaaacaggcaggatataaccccacccactttgccaaagcacagcccccacaccactagagggataccttcaaccaccaacttaccatcctgagacaaggcaaagtatagcccacaaagatctccgccacagcacaacccagaGGGGGggtggcgccaacccagacaggaagaccacgtcagcgaCTCAACCcattcaagtgacgcacccctcctagggacagcatggaagagcaccagtaagccagagACTCAGCCATTGTAATAGgcttagaggcagagaatcccagtggagcgaggagaactggccaggcagagactgcaagggcggttcgttgctccagagcctttccgttcaccttcacactcctgggctagactacactcaatcatatgacctactgaagagatgattcttcagtaaagacttaaaggttgagaccgagtctcaAACATACCTGAGTAGCGTTGCCTTCTTCTAGCGTAGGATACTCTGCCACCAGTCGACCCAGCGAGCAAACACACTAGTCCATTCAGCTGTCTGCCCAGGTCAGCAATGCCCATTTGTCTCTCCGGGATAAATATGACTGAATTTTATCTAAATGCATTGGCTTCCTATTCCAGTGCTCCCTCTATTTTGCGCACCATATGGGATTCCCCACCACCAAGAGGTCCAAAGTTGCCACGATTATTTATCTGCTGACGGAAGccatctgggagagaggagaggaggagctggcTTCGTATGAGGGGTTCATGGCTTTGTTCAGAGGTATCTTTGATCATCCaccggagggcagagagaggggtgagcgcCTACTCCAACTACAGCAGGATGACCAGACCACTGCCCAGTACGCGCTCACCTTCTGGACAGTAGCAGCATCCGATGTAGACAGAGACAGCTGGGgctctgtctctattgtggtCAAGGGGGCACCAGCTTCAGCAATGTCCGGAGGGACGGTCATGTGATCTTCCATCTCCTGGGGCAGGTGTGAGTATCCCATCTTCATCATTTTCTGCCAAACACTTTTTAGTGTTGATCACACTAGCTggctgtccctctgtttctacaGCGCTAGTGGACTCCGGTGCTGCGGGGAACTTTATTGACCAGACCCTTGCCTCGTCTCTGAACATCACCTCATACCCGCTCTCCTCTTTGTTTCTGGTTCAAGCCGTTGATAATAAGCCACTAGGATCCAGAACCATCACACatacatcaccacaccactaaccataggggcggcagggtagctatgtggttagagtgttggactagtaaccagaaggttgcaagtttaaatccccgagctgacaaggtacaaatctgtcattctgcccctgaacaggcagttaaaccactgttcctaggccgtcattgaaaataagaatttgttcttaactcacttgccaagttaaataatgGTAAAAAATCCTCACCGTGGAGCCCATTCATCAGGAAAACATTCCCTTCTTCATCATTAGGGCACCAGCTCACCAGATCATTCTCGGCCTCCCATGGCTGCAACGCCATAACCCCACCATCTCATGGTCGAGGATGAGAATCACGGACTGGTCACCCAAATGCCGGAGGACCTGTTTTCCTGTTTCTTCTCGAGTCATAGCCCCTGTGGTCTCCAACGTAGATGTGGATATTTGCCAGGCTCTGGAGAGGGAACCCGCACCCTCTATCTGTCCTCCTGAGCGCACCTACGTTCCCATGGGGATAAGGGAGTGGCTGTTGACCTGGGCAAACACATCTCTCGTCGCTGGACATCCTGGGATCAACCGTACTATACAATCACTCTCCAAAAGGTATTGGTGGCACACCTTGGCTCAGGACGTTATTCGCTATGTCAACTCCTGTTCTGTGTGTGCCCAAACTAAGTCCCCTCGGCACGCTCCAGCAGGGAAACTCCTTCCAGCGTCCCTGGTCTCATCCATCCATTGACTTTGTCACTGATCTCCCCTCCACTGATGGTTTCACCACAATTTTCATGGTTGTGGATATATTCTCCAAATCCTGTCGTTTcagccctctctctggtctccctacTGCTCTACAGGTCGCCGAGGCACTGTTCCAGCAAGTCTTCCACATTATGGTCTTCCAGAGGACATCGTCTCCGACCGTGGACCCCAATTCAGATCACGGGTATGGAGAAGCTTGGGGTCACGGTCAGCCTCACTTCCGGGTATAGTCCTCAGtctaacgggcaggtggagaggatgaaccaggagctggggaggttcctGAGGAGCCATTGCCAGGACCGGCAGGGGGAATGGGCCCGATTCCTTCCCTGTGCGGAGTACGCAGCAACCGGCAGGGCAGGTGGAGTAGGAGGTTCCTGGTGGAGAGCCAGACGCGATCACCAGGATGAAACACGGGAAACTTACTGTGGTGGCCATCCGCCTGATCCTTCTGATGGTGGACAGTGTGCTGGAGCCTTACGTGGGTGGCGTTTCACAAATCCTCTGCAAGCAAGAACCACTCGTCAACTGCAGAggcctcggtctggctcggagTCCACGTAACCAAGGCCAGTTGATATCCCAGGATGCACTGGAAGGGAGTCAGCCTAGTGGAGGAGTGACGAAGTAAGTTctgggcgtattctgcccagggacaGAACCGGGCCCACTTCCCCTGCCGGTCCTGGCAGTGACTCCTTAGGAACCTCCCCAGCTCTTGGTTGGTCCTCTCCACCTGCGTGTTAGACTGAGGCCATTATCCAGATGTGAGGCTAACCATGGCCCCCAGCTTCTTCATGAAGACTTTCCAGACCCGAAATGTGAATTGAGGACCACGGTCGGAACCAACGTCCTCCGGAAGGTCATAGTGCCAGAAGACTTGCTGGAATAGTGCCTCAGCGAACTAGAGAGTGGTAGGTAGACCAGAGAGAGGAATCATTTTGAGAATCTGTCAACAACAACCAGAATAGTGGTAAATCCATCAGAAAGGGGATATCCATGGGGGATAGCCAGCCAGTGAAATTGACACCAGAAAGGATTTGGCGGAAAGTGATGATGGAAAACTCATGCCTACACTGGGAGACAGAAGGTCACGGGCTGCTCCTCTGCTCTAGTGCACCCCAGGTTAGGACACACCGGGCACCAATGAAGCTGGTGTCCCTCTTGGCCACAATAGGCGCAGAGCCCCAGCTCTGTCCGGCGATGCCGCGGAGAGGTGTtttcttgaactcactgaaatcAAGTTGTCGCAGTTCCGAGTTGTTATGACcgcggcacaaatcatgcttcattgacaccatggccaatgttgattgtttatcattttaaacgtGGAAAAAAGCCCCGTAATCCCAaatttgggaccacacagccactacACAGAATAGCAGGCTCGtgacagtacatcattactttaagacatgaaggtgcagtcgcaaaaatcatcaagcgctatgatgaaactggctctcatgaggaccgcagcaggtaaggaagacccagagttacctctgctgcagaggatacgttctttagagttaactgcacctcagattgcaacccaaataaattattcacagagttcaattaacagacacatctcaacatcaacttttcagaggagactgtgtgaatcaggccttcatggtcgaaattCAAAtttttggccaagaaacacgagcaatgaacattagatcggtggaaatctgtcctttggtctgatgagtccaaatgtgagatttttggttccagccgcaatgtctttgtgagatgaagagtaggtgaacggatgatctccacatgtgtggttcccactgtgaagcatggaggaggaggtgtgatggtgtgggggtgctttgctggtgactctgtcagtgaattatttagaattcatggcacacttaaccagcatggctaccacagcattctgcagcactttgccatcccatctggtttgcctttagtgggactataatttgtttttcaacaggacaatgacccaacacacctccaggatgtgtaagggctattttaccaagaaggagattaattgagtgctgtatcagatgacctggcctccacaatcacccaacctcaacccaattgagatgatttggaatgagttggaccgcagagtgaagaaaaccagccaacaagtgctcagcaaatcaaatcaaattttacacatggttagcagatgttaatgcgagtgtagtgaaatgcttgtgcttctagttcagtgCATCAATATCTTTCAAGTAATCTAACAGTTCCACagcaactacctaatacacacaaatctaaagagatggaataataatatgtacatagaaatatatggatgagcgatgaccaagaggcataggcaagatgcaatagatggtataagatgtaaacattattaaagtggcattatttaaagtgagtagtgatccatttattaacaTGTATCCTGAATTTCCGCCTGACTAacttgcccaaagtaaactgcctgttattcaggcctagaagctaggatatgcatataattggtagaattCGATAGAAAACAcgttgaagtttctaaaactgttaaaataatgtctgtgagtataacataattgatatggcaggcgaaaacccaagGAAAAGCCATCTGGAAATTGTTTTGGGGTGGTCACAAGCCTTTCCAATGCAAGTCTATGGGTCTATATATGAAAATCCCTCCCAGATTGCAGTACTtatagcttccactagatgtcaagtctTTATACCGGGTTTCAGGTTTGTTTCTTGAAAAAATAGTAGTCTTTCCAAAGGGAAAAGTAGTCTTTTGGCACATGTGAATGAGGGCACGCTCTTCGTTATTTTCCTTTCCTATTGAACACCGTTCTTTCCTTAtgaaatattattatttatttacatattagggtacctgaggattgtgtagaaacattgtttgacttgtttggaagaAGCTTACAGAAGATTCCTTTGTATGTATGTTGaaggagtggattactgaaatcaatggtgccaactaaactgacttttttggatataaagaagaattttattgaacaaaacaactattcatgttgtagctgggacccttgggattgcaaacagaggaagatcttcaacgGTAAGTGATTTCTTTAATtgctatttgtgattttgtgaagcctgtgctggttgaaaaaaaatattttggtggggcgctgtcctcagataatcgcatgctTTCAGCCTTTTTGAAGTCTGACAACgtagttggattaacaagaagtgacgcttttaaattatataagacacttgtatgttcatgaatgtttaatattacaattttgtcatttgaatttggcgctctccaatttcaccggatgttgtggGGAATTATCTCGCTAGCGGGACACctaagtggccaatgatttgagtctgtatgtaggcagcagcctctctgtgttagtgatggctgtttaacagtctgatagccttgcgatataagctgtttttcagtccctcagtcccagctttgatgcacctatactgacctcgccttctggatggtagcggggtgaacagcaTATGTGGGTACTCCCTTCCAGACCATTgtaaaagcattccaagtgaatatggttgagagaatgccaagaatgtgcaaagctgtcatcaaggtaaagggtggctactttacaGATTCTAAAatctatttggatttgtttaacactttaaaTATTATACATGATTACATAattgttatttcataattttgatgtcttcattattattctgcaatgtagaaaatagtaaacaataAAGAAAAAATCATTTAAATGTCAAGAAATGTATGTACCAATTGCCCCTTTAATGCTTACCGCAAGCTTGGTGCCTTTGCTCTATCAACCTTTGACCTGGAAATACTGTGTATCTCACTGACTTTCAGTGGATCCCCCTGAGAACGTTGGGGTTGATGACCTTGGCCACCTTGGGCAGCTCGACATCCACTGGACGTCTCCTGTCAGCCTGACCAACGTGACTGACTGCTCAATGAGATACCACCTGGAATACTTCAACACATACCAGAACAGATGGACTGTAAGTCACTGGACACATAACTAGACATTGCCAAATGTGTACCTGACACACTGGAGGGTTATTCTAGAAACACTTGTACAGTGTTGCCTGTCTGTCAGGACTGTGTGTCCTAAGGCCACTGAGGCCATGGCCAAGGACACTATGTTCTTATACACAGAATAATAGAAAGAAATGTGGTACACCATCCATAAACAGCCTGCCAAGACCAGTAATGTTAATATTTCCCCATTTACAGTGgcgtgcgaaagtattcacccaccttggcatttttcctattttgttgccttacaacctggaatttaaaatgtaaaaaaattgggggtggtggggggggggttgtaataTTGTAATAATCCAACATGCCTACCACCTTGAAGATGcaatatatgttttattgtgaaacaaacaagaaataagacaaaaatggTGGTTTCCCAGAGtggtttccccttaaaccactcgagtgttgctttagcagtatgcttagggtcatagtcctgctggaaggtgaacctcaagcccagtctcaaatctctggaagactggaacgggtttcccacaataatttttctgtatttagcgccatccatcattccttcaattctgacaagtttcccagtccctgccaatggaaaaacatccccacagcatgatgctgccaccaccatgcttcactgtggggatggtgttctcggagtgatgagaggtgttgggttttgCGCTAAACATAGCTTTTTCCTTGATGgcaaaaaagctcaattttagtcttacctgaccagagtaccttcttccatatgtttggggagactcccacatgccttttggcgaacaccagctctgtggagtgtatggcttaaagcgctcatatggacagatactccaatctccgctgtggaccTTTACAGCTCCTTCAGGATTATTGTTtaggtgggtggccctctcttggcaggtttgttgtggtgccataatcTTTCAAATTTATAATAATGGTTTTAATGtggctccatgggatgttcaaagtttctgatattttttatagcccaaccctgatctgtacttctccacaactttgtccctgacctgtttggagagctccttggtcttcatggtgccacttgcctGGTGGTGTTGCATACTCTGGGgcttttcagaacaggtgtatatatactgagatctgacagatcatgtgaaacttagattgcacacaggtggactttattcaactaatgatgtgacttctgaatgtaattggttgcaccagatcttatttaggggcttcatagcaaatggGGTGAATAGATATTGCATGGACCACTtttcttaaaaatatatattttttctttcattttttaaattaattttttatttcacttcaccaatttggactgttttgtgtaagtccattacatgaaatccaaataaaaatccattcaaATTACAGGTTACAGGttgtaacaaaataggaaaaacgccaagggggatgaatacctttgcaaggcactgtattttattTAGAGAAGGCAGAGTCCCTTAGCCAAGCAATTGCTTCCGGTCCTGCTGTGTTGAGGGTGAGTAGGCCTCCGCTGAGTTTGTAGATTAGACAGACTTCAAGAATGTGGCGCATGGTTTTGTCCACCCCACAGGCACATTGGGGGCTTTCTTTAATGTTCAGTCGGTGGAGGTTGGCGACGCATGGGCCAGTCCTGAAAATATTGAAGGTGGACTACTCCTTCCTGGGGAGGCATATCTATATCTTAATATACTTAATGGGAGGCATATCTTTGGTGGGTTGAAGAGGTCTTATGGAGCAGCAGTTGTGGGGCGTTTTGGACCTTTCCAATCATTCTGTGGGTAGTTTGGCGTCTCCGGATATGTGGGGGGAGTAATGTTTGCCAGGACATGGAGCCAGGGAAGAGGGGTGGATCAAAGTGTGCCTGTGATGATGCGCATGGTGGAATATTTCCCTACAATATTATCCTTTGGCTCTGTTTAGATTTGTGGTTGCTTAGACAACCGCATTTAGCTTCCATTAAATTATACTGTTGTGTTCATGACAGAATCATGAATACATTTTCAATATGATCTGTGTCTATAGCTATTACACCAGAGTGGTGACCACGTTCCTGAGGTATGAATAACATGAATGTAATATTGTCTGTGTATGAATAGGTGATCAGGACTGTACGGACATGGTACCGAGCTCAGTTTGACCTGGAGAAGGAGGTCAGGGTACGGATCTCAACCGTACTGAGGGGAGCCTGCACTAACGGCACTGAGCTAAAGAGCCCCTTCACAAAGATGGTCCTGCCACCCAATAACACAGGTGAGGTCAGGAGGACAATATTCTTTTGTAGATATGGAGTTGTTTGGTTCGGATTAAATGACACCGATAACctgacagaaagagggagagacttcTTTCCTCTCATTATCCTATATATATAGGAAATGATCAATGATAGGGGAGTGCTGTATGGACGGAATTCTCTACAGGCACCATCATGATAATCTATGAATCCCTTCATCTCTTTTGAATTCCTACCAGGTCCAGTTGACTCCAGGGTCCAGGGATTTGGCTGCGTGTTCTACCAGAAGGAGGTCATGGAGTGCACCTGGGAGGTGGGATTAGAGGAGCCAGCCCACTCCAAGCACAGTCTGTACTTTTGGTATGTCACCCTATCACATAATGTACATCATAACATATCTCCTGCCATATAAACTACCTACATGTCTGTACCTGTGTAGACTGGTTTCACTGGATTAATATAATCTCTGTGAATGCTGCCCTAAATTGCAttctgtgggtgtctgtgtgctTCTCCAGGCATCGGGAGATGGAGCAGGCTGAGGAGTGCCCTCAGTACATCCACTCCAATGGGGTCAGGACTGGCTGCACATTCACCAGGGAATGTCTCCCAGAATTCAGTGCTTTCAACATATGTGTGAACAGCTCCTCCCCCAAGGTGGCTTTGAGGTCGGCGTTCTTCTCCCTGCAAGTTCAGAACCACGGTAACACTCACATCAGGCCATGATATGCCTCACCTTTTCAATGCAATACTGCTAATGTTTTGATATTTGCTATTTTCCATAAACATTGTTCAACTGCCCATACAGTTACTTTCCATCACGTCTTTTAATCAGTGTTAACATATCCAAACACATGTCATCTACTTTATTAACTGGGGATGCGTGTTGCGTTTTATTGTTGCAAACTGGGAGTTTGCAGATTTT
The Oncorhynchus gorbuscha isolate QuinsamMale2020 ecotype Even-year linkage group LG20, OgorEven_v1.0, whole genome shotgun sequence DNA segment above includes these coding regions:
- the LOC124007175 gene encoding interleukin-13 receptor subunit alpha-2-like isoform X3, translating into MLKSRKGWWLTAILMLISDWSQCIKLQEMTVDPPENVGVDDLGHLGQLDIHWTSPVSLTNVTDCSMRYHLEYFNTYQNRWTVIRTVRTWYRAQFDLEKEVRVRISTVLRGACTNGTELKSPFTKMVLPPNNTGPVDSRVQGFGCVFYQKEVMECTWEVGLEEPAHSKHSLYFWHREMEQAEECPQYIHSNGVRTGCTFTRECLPEFSAFNICVNSSSPKVALRSAFFSLQVQNHVKPAAIEAVHLEAGLDRRLQVHWDLPHGSIPSHCLEYEVETSEGVGGQQLLKQRNVTREMTLTFLSMDGAHCFRVRSRVHHYCADRGFWSDWSRWFCHPDAVVVCALVIVVIISVVVLSLCGLALWTKCKGREGKMMHFCPLHKLMEYSKGLTACDPFPNKTRNK
- the LOC124007175 gene encoding interleukin-13 receptor subunit alpha-2-like isoform X1, with protein sequence MLKSRKGWWLTAILMLISDWSQCIKLQEMTVDPPENVGVDDLGHLGQLDIHWTSPVSLTNVTDCSMRYHLEYFNTYQNRWTVIRTVRTWYRAQFDLEKEVRVRISTVLRGACTNGTELKSPFTKMVLPPNNTGPVDSRVQGFGCVFYQKEVMECTWEVGLEEPAHSKHSLYFWHREMEQAEECPQYIHSNGVRTGCTFTRECLPEFSAFNICVNSSSPKVALRSAFFSLQVQNHVKPAAIEAVHLEAGLDRRLQVHWDLPHGSIPSHCLEYEVETSEGVGGQQLLKQRNVTREMTLTFLSMDGAHCFRVRSRVHHYCADRGFWSDWSRWFCHPEQPPGFVSDAVVVCALVIVVIISVVVLSLCGLALWTKCKGREGKMMHFCPLHKLMEYSKGLTACDPFPNKTRNK
- the LOC124007175 gene encoding interleukin-13 receptor subunit alpha-2-like isoform X2; translation: MLKSRKGWWLTAILMLISDWSQCIKLQEMTVDPPENVGVDDLGHLGQLDIHWTSPVSLTNVTDCSMRYHLEYFNTYQNRWTVIRTVRTWYRAQFDLEKEVRVRISTVLRGACTNGTELKSPFTKMVLPPNNTGPVDSRVQGFGCVFYQKEVMECTWEVGLEEPAHSKHSLYFWHREMEQAEECPQYIHSNGVRTGCTFTRECLPEFSAFNICVNSSSPKVALRSAFFSLQVQNHVKPAAIEAVHLEAGLDRRLQVHWDLPHGSIPSHCLEYEVETSEGVGGQQLLQRNVTREMTLTFLSMDGAHCFRVRSRVHHYCADRGFWSDWSRWFCHPEQPPGFVSDAVVVCALVIVVIISVVVLSLCGLALWTKCKGREGKMMHFCPLHKLMEYSKGLTACDPFPNKTRNK